A part of Pseudomonas sp. MYb118 genomic DNA contains:
- a CDS encoding class III extradiol ring-cleavage dioxygenase, giving the protein MFPSLYISHGSPMLALEPGASGTALARIVVELPRPKAIVIVSAHWESDELLVNANPQPETWHDFGGFPRALFEVQYPAPGEPQLAAEVVQLLKHSDLPARLDYNRPFDHGVWVPLSLMYPQADIPVVQVSLPTRGGPALQTRVGHALSRLREQGILLIGSGSITHNLRELDWHAGPESVEPWAKSFRDWMIEKLEANDEAALHDYRRLAPNAVRNHPSDEHLLPLYFARSAGGAFSISHQGFTMGALGMDIYRFG; this is encoded by the coding sequence ATGTTCCCCAGCCTGTACATTTCCCACGGTTCCCCCATGTTGGCACTGGAACCCGGCGCCAGCGGTACGGCGCTCGCCCGCATCGTCGTCGAACTGCCACGGCCCAAGGCCATCGTGATTGTGTCTGCGCACTGGGAAAGCGATGAGCTGCTGGTCAACGCCAACCCGCAACCGGAAACCTGGCATGACTTCGGCGGTTTCCCCAGGGCGCTCTTCGAAGTGCAATACCCGGCGCCCGGCGAGCCGCAACTGGCCGCCGAGGTGGTCCAGTTGCTCAAGCACAGCGACTTGCCCGCACGCCTCGATTACAACCGGCCTTTCGACCATGGCGTGTGGGTGCCGTTGTCGTTGATGTACCCGCAGGCCGACATTCCGGTGGTGCAGGTCTCGCTGCCCACTCGCGGCGGCCCTGCCCTGCAGACCCGCGTCGGGCATGCGCTGAGTCGCTTGCGTGAACAGGGCATTTTGCTGATCGGTTCCGGCAGCATCACCCACAACCTGCGCGAACTGGACTGGCACGCCGGCCCGGAAAGCGTCGAGCCGTGGGCGAAGAGTTTTCGTGACTGGATGATCGAGAAGCTCGAGGCGAACGACGAAGCCGCTTTGCATGACTATCGCCGGTTGGCGCCGAACGCCGTGCGTAACCATCCCAGCGATGAACACTTGCTGCCGCTGTATTTTGCCCGCAGCGCCGGCGGTGCGTTCAGCATCAGCCACCAGGGGTTCACCATGGGCGCGCTGGGCATGGACATTTACCGCTTTGGCTGA
- a CDS encoding alkaline phosphatase family protein, whose protein sequence is MKHNVILVVLDGLNYEVARHAMGHLQAYVGAGRAALYKLECELPALSRPLYECILTGVTPIDSGIVHNNVSRLSNQRSIYHYAREAGLTTAAAAYHWVSELYNRSPFIAARDRHTDDPQLPIQHGHFYWNDHYPDSHLFADAENLRLRHAPNFMLVHPMNIDDAGHKHGLDTAQYRNSARSADIILADYLQGWLDAGYQVLVTADHGMNNDRSHNGLLPEEREVPLFVLGDAFSLDAHAAPKQTQICGTVCELLGVAHDKPVCPELLK, encoded by the coding sequence ATGAAACACAACGTCATCCTGGTGGTGCTCGACGGTCTCAACTACGAGGTTGCACGCCACGCCATGGGGCATCTGCAGGCTTATGTCGGCGCAGGACGTGCGGCGCTGTACAAGCTGGAGTGCGAATTGCCAGCCCTGTCCCGCCCCTTGTACGAATGCATCCTGACCGGCGTCACGCCAATCGACAGCGGCATCGTGCACAACAACGTCTCGCGCCTGTCCAACCAGCGCAGCATCTACCACTATGCCCGCGAAGCCGGGCTGACGACGGCGGCAGCGGCCTATCATTGGGTCAGCGAGCTGTATAACCGTTCGCCCTTCATCGCCGCCCGCGACCGTCATACCGACGACCCGCAACTACCGATCCAGCATGGCCATTTCTACTGGAACGACCACTACCCCGATTCGCACCTGTTCGCCGACGCGGAAAACCTGCGCCTGCGCCATGCGCCGAACTTTATGCTGGTGCACCCGATGAACATCGACGACGCCGGGCACAAGCACGGCCTCGACACCGCGCAATACCGCAACAGCGCCCGTTCGGCCGACATCATCCTCGCCGACTACCTGCAAGGCTGGCTCGACGCCGGCTACCAGGTGCTGGTAACCGCCGACCACGGCATGAACAACGACCGCTCGCACAACGGCCTGCTGCCGGAAGAACGCGAAGTGCCGCTGTTCGTCCTCGGTGACGCGTTCAGCCTCGATGCCCACGCTGCACCAAAACAGACGCAAATCTGCGGCACGGTCTGCGAGCTGCTGGGCGTGGCCCACGACAAACCTGTATGCCCGGAGCTGCTCAAGTGA
- the htpX gene encoding protease HtpX: MMRILLFLATNLAVVLIASITLSLFGFNGFMAANGVDLNLNQLLIFCAVFGFAGSLFSLFISKWMAKMSTSTQIITQPRTRHEQWLLQTVEQLSREAGIKMPEVGIFPAYEANAFATGWNKNDALVAVSQGLLERFSPDEVKAVLAHEIGHVANGDMVTLALIQGVVNTFVMFFARIIGNFVDKVIFKNEEGQGIAYYVATIFAELVLGILASAIVMWFSRKREFRADEAGARLAGTSAMIGALQRLRAEQGLPVHMPDTLNAFGINGGIKQGLARMFMSHPPLEERINALHRRG; the protein is encoded by the coding sequence ATGATGCGCATCCTGCTGTTTTTGGCCACTAACCTGGCGGTCGTGCTGATTGCCAGCATCACCCTGAGCCTGTTCGGCTTCAACGGGTTCATGGCGGCCAACGGGGTTGATCTCAACCTCAATCAGCTGCTGATTTTCTGTGCGGTCTTTGGTTTCGCCGGCTCGCTGTTCTCGCTGTTCATCTCCAAATGGATGGCGAAGATGAGCACCAGCACCCAGATCATCACCCAGCCACGCACCCGCCACGAACAATGGCTGCTGCAAACGGTCGAGCAATTGTCCCGCGAAGCCGGGATCAAGATGCCCGAAGTGGGTATTTTCCCGGCCTACGAGGCGAACGCCTTCGCCACCGGCTGGAACAAGAACGACGCACTGGTCGCGGTCAGCCAGGGCCTGCTCGAGCGGTTCTCGCCCGATGAAGTGAAAGCCGTACTGGCCCACGAAATCGGCCACGTGGCCAATGGTGACATGGTCACCCTGGCCCTGATCCAGGGCGTGGTGAACACCTTCGTCATGTTCTTCGCGCGGATCATCGGCAATTTCGTCGACAAGGTGATCTTCAAGAACGAAGAAGGCCAGGGCATCGCCTACTACGTGGCGACCATCTTCGCCGAACTGGTCCTGGGCATTCTCGCCAGCGCCATCGTCATGTGGTTCTCGCGCAAGCGCGAATTCCGTGCCGACGAAGCCGGTGCACGCCTGGCCGGTACCAGCGCGATGATCGGCGCCCTGCAACGCCTGCGCGCCGAACAGGGCCTGCCGGTGCACATGCCCGACACCCTGAACGCGTTCGGTATCAACGGTGGCATCAAGCAGGGCCTGGCCCGCATGTTCATGAGCCACCCGCCGCTGGAAGAGCGTATCAACGCCCTGCACCGTCGCGGTTGA
- a CDS encoding UTRA domain-containing protein, with the protein MRIEATKAVTAIGQVLQEQLDHGLLVPGSKLPAERKLSELFGTTRITLREALLQLEAQGQIYREERRGWFVSPPRLAYNLMQRSHFHAMVSAQGRVPSTEVISARLLPASAAVCAWLQLPALSSVIQICRARRIDGRLVLYVEHYLNPQYFPGILDFDLNQSITELYARHYDLHYGRVRFEIVPTALSVDAAAALRVSVGSPGLRIARVNYDQHERLIDCDLEFWRHDAIHVGVDVA; encoded by the coding sequence ATGCGTATTGAGGCAACCAAAGCGGTGACCGCCATCGGGCAGGTGTTGCAGGAACAGCTCGATCACGGGCTGTTGGTCCCCGGCAGCAAGTTACCGGCCGAGCGCAAGCTCAGTGAGTTGTTCGGCACCACGCGCATCACCCTGCGTGAAGCGTTGTTGCAGCTCGAGGCGCAAGGGCAGATTTATCGTGAGGAACGTCGGGGGTGGTTCGTGTCGCCGCCGCGCCTGGCCTACAACCTGATGCAGCGCAGTCACTTTCACGCGATGGTCAGCGCCCAGGGCCGGGTGCCGTCCACCGAAGTGATCTCGGCGCGCCTGCTGCCGGCCTCGGCGGCGGTATGTGCGTGGTTGCAGTTGCCGGCGCTGTCGAGCGTGATCCAGATCTGCCGGGCGCGCCGGATCGACGGGCGGCTGGTGCTGTACGTGGAGCACTACCTCAATCCGCAGTATTTTCCGGGGATCCTGGACTTCGACCTGAATCAGTCCATCACCGAGCTGTACGCCCGGCATTACGACCTGCATTACGGTCGGGTGCGTTTCGAAATCGTCCCGACCGCGCTGTCGGTCGATGCCGCGGCGGCGCTGCGGGTGTCGGTGGGCAGCCCTGGCTTGCGCATCGCGCGGGTCAATTACGACCAGCACGAGCGGCTGATCGACTGCGACCTGGAATTCTGGCGGCACGATGCAATCCACGTCGGCGTTGACGTGGCGTGA
- the msrB gene encoding peptide-methionine (R)-S-oxide reductase MsrB has protein sequence MEKLEKNLEEWRAMLDPEQYNVCRLKGTERPFSGKYNDSKVDGVYHCICCNEPLFDSKTKFDSGCGWPSFYAPIADSAMVEIRDVSHGMIRTEVVCAKCDAHLGHVFPDGPPPTGLRYCINSVCLDLVPRG, from the coding sequence ATGGAAAAGTTGGAAAAAAACCTGGAAGAATGGCGGGCGATGCTCGATCCGGAGCAGTACAACGTTTGCCGCCTCAAGGGCACCGAACGGCCGTTTTCCGGCAAATACAATGACAGCAAGGTCGATGGCGTCTACCACTGCATCTGCTGCAACGAACCGCTGTTCGATTCGAAGACCAAGTTCGACTCCGGCTGCGGCTGGCCGAGCTTCTACGCGCCGATCGCCGACAGCGCCATGGTCGAGATCCGTGACGTCAGCCACGGCATGATCCGTACCGAAGTGGTCTGCGCCAAATGCGATGCGCACCTGGGCCACGTGTTCCCGGACGGTCCGCCACCGACCGGGCTGCGCTATTGCATCAACTCGGTGTGCCTGGACCTGGTGCCGCGCGGGTAA
- a CDS encoding glutathione peroxidase has product MSDNLLSIPCTTIKGEQKTLADFAGKAVLVVNTASKCGFTPQYKGLEELWQTYKDQGLVVLGFPCNQFGKQEPGNEGAISEFCELNYGVSFPLFKKIEVNGAGAHPLFVQLKKRAPGVLGSQGIKWNFTKFLIGKDGQLVKRFAPATKPQDLSREIEALLK; this is encoded by the coding sequence ATGAGCGACAATTTGCTGAGCATCCCGTGCACCACCATCAAGGGTGAACAAAAGACCCTGGCCGACTTCGCCGGTAAAGCCGTACTGGTGGTCAACACCGCCAGCAAGTGTGGTTTCACCCCGCAGTACAAGGGCCTCGAAGAACTGTGGCAAACCTACAAGGACCAGGGGCTGGTGGTGCTCGGTTTCCCGTGCAACCAGTTCGGCAAGCAGGAGCCGGGTAACGAAGGGGCGATTTCCGAGTTCTGCGAGCTGAACTACGGCGTCAGCTTCCCGCTGTTCAAAAAGATCGAAGTCAACGGTGCCGGTGCCCATCCGCTGTTCGTGCAGTTGAAAAAGCGCGCACCGGGCGTGCTGGGTTCCCAGGGTATCAAGTGGAACTTCACCAAGTTCCTGATCGGCAAGGACGGCCAGTTGGTCAAGCGTTTCGCGCCGGCTACCAAGCCACAGGACTTGAGCCGCGAGATCGAAGCCCTGCTCAAATGA
- a CDS encoding thiopurine S-methyltransferase: MQPEFWHKRWQSNQIGFHLPQVNPYLQRFWPQLGLEEGARVLVPLCGKSLDLLWLAHKGHEVLGIELSEKAIEDFFEEHGFDPHVSVQGPFKVYRAGSIELWCGDFFELTPGDVADCAGLYDRAALIALPSAMRERYAAHLKRILPRDALGLLITLDYDQAQKDGPPFAVLDDEVQRLFGSAWSLKILEDQDVLEENGKFAENGVTRLEERVYRLQS, translated from the coding sequence ATGCAGCCGGAGTTTTGGCACAAGCGCTGGCAGTCGAATCAGATCGGCTTCCACCTGCCACAAGTGAACCCTTATCTGCAGCGTTTCTGGCCGCAGTTGGGGCTGGAAGAGGGCGCTCGGGTACTGGTGCCGCTGTGTGGGAAGAGTCTGGATTTGCTGTGGCTGGCGCACAAGGGGCACGAAGTCCTCGGGATCGAGCTGTCGGAAAAGGCGATCGAAGACTTCTTCGAGGAACATGGGTTCGACCCGCACGTCAGTGTGCAGGGGCCGTTCAAGGTCTACCGGGCGGGGTCCATCGAGCTGTGGTGTGGCGATTTCTTCGAATTGACCCCCGGCGACGTGGCCGATTGTGCGGGGCTGTATGACCGCGCCGCGTTGATCGCCCTGCCGTCGGCCATGCGTGAGCGCTACGCCGCACATCTCAAGCGCATCCTGCCCAGGGACGCCCTGGGATTGTTGATCACCCTGGATTATGACCAGGCACAAAAGGACGGACCACCGTTTGCCGTGCTGGACGATGAGGTGCAGCGGTTGTTCGGTTCGGCGTGGTCGCTGAAGATCCTCGAGGATCAGGATGTACTGGAGGAGAACGGCAAGTTTGCCGAAAACGGCGTGACGCGGTTGGAAGAGCGGGTCTACCGCCTCCAAAGCTGA
- a CDS encoding ABC transporter substrate-binding protein has protein sequence MKKLFLASLLGSTIALCTAAMAADDLKTLEAAAKAEGAVNSVGMPDDWANWKGTWEDLAKNYGLKHIDTDMSSAQEIAKFAAEKDNASADIGDVGAAFGPIAVKQNVTQPYKPSTWDQVPDWAKDKDGHWALAYTGTIAFIVNKKLLHGSEVPTKWADLKGGKYKVSIGDVSTAAQAANGVLAAALANGGDEKNLQPALLLFADIAKQGRLSMANPTIATMEKGEIEVGVVWDFNGLSYKAKMANPDDYVVLIPSDGSVISGYTTIINKYAKNPNAAKLTREYIFSDAGQINLAKGNARPIRAEHLTLPADVQSKLLPNEQYKKVTPIKDADAWEKTSKALPQKWNEEVIVEMK, from the coding sequence ATGAAAAAGCTTTTCCTGGCATCACTGTTAGGTTCGACCATTGCCCTGTGCACCGCCGCCATGGCGGCCGATGATCTGAAAACCCTGGAAGCCGCTGCGAAAGCGGAAGGCGCAGTCAACAGTGTCGGCATGCCCGATGACTGGGCCAACTGGAAAGGCACCTGGGAAGACCTGGCCAAGAACTACGGCCTCAAACACATCGACACCGACATGAGCTCGGCGCAGGAAATCGCCAAGTTCGCCGCGGAAAAAGACAACGCCAGCGCCGACATCGGCGACGTCGGTGCCGCCTTCGGCCCGATTGCGGTCAAGCAGAACGTGACGCAACCCTACAAGCCAAGCACCTGGGATCAGGTCCCGGACTGGGCCAAGGACAAGGACGGCCACTGGGCCCTGGCCTACACCGGCACCATCGCCTTCATCGTCAACAAGAAGCTGCTGCACGGTTCCGAAGTACCGACCAAATGGGCTGACCTCAAGGGCGGCAAATACAAGGTGTCCATCGGTGACGTGAGCACCGCCGCCCAGGCCGCCAACGGCGTACTGGCTGCCGCACTGGCCAACGGTGGCGACGAGAAGAACCTGCAACCGGCGCTGTTGCTGTTCGCCGACATCGCCAAGCAGGGTCGCCTGTCGATGGCCAACCCGACCATCGCCACCATGGAGAAAGGCGAGATCGAAGTGGGCGTGGTCTGGGACTTCAACGGCCTGAGCTACAAAGCCAAGATGGCCAACCCGGATGATTACGTGGTGCTGATCCCGTCCGACGGCTCGGTGATTTCCGGCTACACCACCATCATCAACAAATACGCCAAGAACCCCAACGCCGCCAAGCTGACCCGCGAGTACATCTTCAGCGACGCCGGCCAGATCAACCTGGCCAAGGGCAACGCCCGCCCGATCCGCGCCGAGCACCTCACCCTGCCAGCCGACGTGCAGTCCAAACTGCTGCCGAACGAGCAGTACAAGAAGGTCACCCCGATCAAAGACGCGGACGCGTGGGAAAAGACCTCGAAAGCCCTGCCGCAGAAGTGGAACGAAGAAGTCATTGTCGAGATGAAGTAA
- a CDS encoding MarR family winged helix-turn-helix transcriptional regulator yields MNSLSVDSLKLDNQLCFKLYAASRAVIRAYKPMLDQLGLTYPQYLAMLVLWEWQDAAPEQPTVKALGERLALDSGTLTPLLKRLEQLQLVQRQRSARDEREVHLSLSPAGQALREQVGPLKARLLCDSGVDLDRLSELRTGLDHLLGQIKALS; encoded by the coding sequence ATGAACAGCCTGTCCGTCGATTCGCTGAAGCTCGATAACCAGCTGTGCTTCAAGCTGTATGCCGCCTCGCGGGCGGTGATTCGCGCCTACAAGCCGATGCTCGACCAGCTCGGCCTGACCTACCCGCAGTACCTGGCGATGCTGGTGTTGTGGGAATGGCAGGACGCCGCGCCGGAGCAGCCGACGGTCAAGGCCCTGGGGGAGCGTCTGGCGCTGGACTCCGGCACCTTGACGCCGTTGCTCAAGCGCCTCGAACAGTTGCAGTTGGTGCAGCGCCAGCGTTCGGCGCGGGATGAACGTGAGGTGCACCTGAGCCTGTCGCCGGCAGGTCAGGCCTTGCGCGAGCAGGTCGGGCCGCTCAAGGCCCGACTGTTATGCGACAGCGGGGTCGATCTGGATCGGCTCAGCGAACTGCGCACCGGCCTGGATCACCTGCTGGGGCAGATCAAGGCGTTGTCGTAG
- a CDS encoding ABC transporter permease: MTRGKWLAALCLVPFTLFFIVFEIAPLVWVMINSLQSEEFGWGLANFTRIFSSKFYLQAIQYSLEISFWSSVFGIIIAILGAYSLRRVDSRLRNFVNAFANMTSNFSGVPLAFAFIILLGFNGSFTIMLKQAGLIQDFNLYSKTGLIILYTYFQIPLGVLLLYPAFDALREDWRESAELLGASGWQFWRHIGLPVLTPALLGTFVILLANALGAYATVYALTTGNFNVLPIRIAALVSGDISLDPNLASALAVVLVALMTLVTVVHQLLLKRSYHVAR; encoded by the coding sequence ATGACTCGCGGCAAATGGCTGGCGGCCCTGTGCCTGGTGCCATTTACCCTGTTCTTTATCGTGTTCGAGATCGCCCCGCTCGTATGGGTGATGATCAACAGCCTGCAATCGGAAGAGTTCGGTTGGGGCCTGGCCAATTTCACCCGGATCTTCAGTTCCAAGTTCTACCTCCAGGCGATCCAGTACAGCCTCGAGATCAGTTTCTGGTCCAGCGTGTTCGGCATCATCATTGCCATTCTCGGCGCCTACTCGCTGCGCCGGGTCGACTCCAGGCTGCGCAATTTCGTCAACGCCTTCGCCAACATGACCAGCAACTTCTCCGGCGTGCCCCTGGCCTTCGCGTTCATCATCCTGTTGGGGTTCAACGGCAGCTTCACCATCATGCTCAAGCAGGCCGGGCTGATACAGGACTTCAACCTGTACTCGAAAACCGGGCTGATCATTCTCTACACCTACTTCCAGATCCCCCTGGGCGTGCTGCTGCTCTACCCGGCCTTCGATGCCTTGCGCGAAGACTGGCGCGAGTCCGCCGAACTGCTCGGCGCCAGCGGCTGGCAGTTCTGGCGCCACATCGGCCTGCCGGTGCTGACCCCGGCGCTGCTCGGCACCTTCGTCATCCTCCTGGCCAACGCCCTGGGCGCCTACGCCACGGTGTACGCCCTGACCACCGGCAACTTCAACGTGTTGCCGATCCGCATCGCGGCCCTGGTGTCCGGTGACATTTCCCTCGACCCGAACCTGGCCAGCGCCCTGGCGGTGGTGCTGGTGGCGTTGATGACCCTGGTGACCGTCGTGCATCAGTTGCTGTTGAAGAGGAGCTACCATGTCGCGCGTTGA
- a CDS encoding pyridoxal phosphate-dependent aminotransferase, protein MQVSKSNKLANVCYDIRGPVLKHAKRLEEEGHRILKLNIGNPAPFGFEAPDEILQDVIRNLPTAQGYSDSKGLFSARKAVMQYYQQKQVEGVGIEDIYLGNGVSELIVMSMQALLNNGDEVLVPAPDYPLWTAAVSLAGGNPVHYLCDEQANWWPDLADIKAKITPNTKALVIINPNNPTGAVYSKEVLLGMLELARQHNLVVFSDEIYDKILYDDAVHICTASLAPDLLCLTFNGLSKSYRVAGFRSGWIAISGPKHHAQSYIEGIDMLANMRLCANVPSQHAIQTALGGYQSINDLVLPPGRLLEQRNRTWELLNDIPGVSCVKPMGALYAFPRIDPKVCPIHNDEKFVLDLLLSEKLLVVQGTAFNWPWPDHFRVVTLPRVDDLDMAIGRIGNFLKSYRQ, encoded by the coding sequence ATGCAGGTCAGCAAATCGAACAAGCTCGCCAACGTCTGCTACGACATTCGCGGCCCGGTGCTCAAGCACGCCAAACGCCTGGAAGAGGAAGGCCATCGCATCCTCAAGCTGAACATCGGCAACCCGGCACCCTTTGGTTTCGAAGCGCCGGATGAAATCCTCCAGGACGTCATCCGCAACCTGCCAACCGCCCAGGGCTACAGCGATTCCAAGGGCCTGTTCAGCGCCCGCAAAGCGGTCATGCAGTACTACCAGCAAAAGCAGGTCGAAGGTGTCGGCATCGAAGACATCTACCTGGGCAACGGCGTTTCCGAGCTGATCGTGATGTCGATGCAGGCGCTGCTCAACAATGGCGATGAAGTGCTGGTGCCAGCCCCCGACTACCCGCTGTGGACCGCCGCTGTCAGCCTGGCGGGCGGCAACCCGGTGCACTACCTGTGCGACGAGCAGGCCAACTGGTGGCCTGACCTGGCCGACATCAAGGCCAAGATCACCCCGAACACCAAGGCGCTGGTGATCATCAACCCGAACAACCCGACCGGCGCCGTGTATTCCAAGGAAGTGCTGCTGGGCATGCTGGAACTGGCCCGCCAGCACAACCTCGTGGTTTTTTCCGACGAGATCTACGACAAGATTCTGTACGACGATGCCGTGCACATCTGCACCGCCTCGCTGGCCCCGGACCTGCTCTGCCTGACCTTCAACGGTCTGTCCAAGTCCTACCGCGTGGCCGGCTTCCGCTCCGGCTGGATCGCCATTTCCGGGCCCAAGCACCACGCGCAGAGCTACATCGAAGGCATCGACATGCTGGCCAACATGCGCCTGTGCGCCAACGTGCCGAGCCAGCATGCGATCCAGACCGCCCTGGGCGGTTACCAGAGCATCAATGACCTGGTGCTGCCGCCGGGCCGCCTGCTGGAGCAGCGCAACCGCACCTGGGAACTGCTCAACGACATTCCCGGCGTCAGCTGCGTCAAGCCGATGGGTGCGCTGTACGCCTTCCCGCGTATCGACCCGAAAGTCTGCCCGATCCACAACGACGAGAAGTTCGTCCTCGACCTGCTGCTGTCGGAGAAGCTGCTGGTGGTACAGGGCACGGCCTTCAACTGGCCTTGGCCAGACCACTTCCGCGTCGTGACCCTGCCCCGCGTCGATGACCTGGATATGGCCATCGGCCGCATCGGCAACTTCCTCAAATCCTATCGCCAGTAA